CGCCCGGTGAGCCTGGGCAAGGCGCTGCGCCACGTCTACTTCCTGCTCTACGGGCAGCCCTCGTTGGACGTGGATGACACCCTGTTGATGGTCCTCGACATGCTCATCCCGCCGGTGGGCATCGCGGTGCTCGTCGACGGAGTGGTGCGCTTCGCCTATCTCTTCTTCGCCAGGCACCGGCAGGACAAGGAGTGGTTCGAGGTGATCGCCGAGACGTTCAAGGGGCACGTGGTGGTGTGTGGCGCGGGCAGGGTGGGGTACCGGGTGGTGGCGCAACTGCGCGCGCTCGGCAAGGACGTGGTGGTCGTGGAGAAGCGCGAGGAGGCGGCGTTCGTCTCCGTGCTGCGCGACGAGCAGGTGCCCCTGCTCATCGACGACATCCGCAGCCCCCAGTGCCTGCCTCGCACCAACGTGAAGAAGGCGGCCGCCATCGTCTGCGCCACGGACGACGATCTGGCCAACCTGAACATCGCCCTGGACGCCCGGCGCATGAACCCGAACATCCGCGTGGTCATCCGCCTCTTCGACGACGACCTGGTGGCCAAGGTGCGCGACACCTTCAAGGCCGAGGCTCTCAGCAGCTCCTCGCTGGCCGCCCCCGCCATGGCGCTGGCGGCGTTGGATCCGCGCATCATCCACTCGTTCCGCATCGGCTCCCACCTGATGGTGGTGTCCGTCTTCGAGGCGCGCGATGGGTTGCCGGGGATGACCATCTCGGAGGTGCGGGACCGCTTCGGAGGGCTGACGCTGTCCATGCGTCGGCGCGGGAGCCGCGATGAGTTCCTCCACCCCAATGGC
This is a stretch of genomic DNA from Archangium violaceum. It encodes these proteins:
- a CDS encoding potassium channel family protein, with the protein product MDTPRRRLAMNLRYLGALLRRFRTTVLMAVLLFGCMPLLYHWRHAGPDGRPVSLGKALRHVYFLLYGQPSLDVDDTLLMVLDMLIPPVGIAVLVDGVVRFAYLFFARHRQDKEWFEVIAETFKGHVVVCGAGRVGYRVVAQLRALGKDVVVVEKREEAAFVSVLRDEQVPLLIDDIRSPQCLPRTNVKKAAAIVCATDDDLANLNIALDARRMNPNIRVVIRLFDDDLVAKVRDTFKAEALSSSSLAAPAMALAALDPRIIHSFRIGSHLMVVSVFEARDGLPGMTISEVRDRFGGLTLSMRRRGSRDEFLHPNGDTRIEVGDALTLQAEYKDYRQLRAFTMEAEAPVFAHRAEFTS